In one Oryza glaberrima chromosome 2, OglaRS2, whole genome shotgun sequence genomic region, the following are encoded:
- the LOC127761856 gene encoding uncharacterized protein LOC127761856 yields MAAAAALCGVALLLLLLAIEVSGGGGGYGEEEKVPLSAVIVPDPSPELREPTSPSPSLAPSPTPVSGAGGGGGGDDDMRPRLPTERWRRGSGSGRGEERHTGGGGGSHHAHGHGHAHAHAHAAAPSPSSSWAPARAPSPAASSASAAAPDPAAPGQSGGTAFITSSPAVPVPRGVTDTATILPMPTPGDKHQEVGAAAASARAGMAPVVVGLITMMASFWALR; encoded by the exons atggcggcggctgcggcattGTGCGGCGtcgcgttgctgctgctgctgctggccatCGAG gtgagcggtggcggcggcggctacggcgaggaggagaaggtgccGCTGTCGGCGGTCATCGTGCCGGACCCTTCCCCGGAGCTGCGGGAgcccacgtcgccgtcgccgtcgctggcgccctcgccgacgccggtgtcgggagccggcggcggcggcggcggcgacgacgacatgcGGCCCAGGCTGCCGACGGAGCGGTGGCGAcgtgggagtgggagtgggCGTGGCGAGGAGCGacacaccggcggcggcggcggcagccaccACGCGCACGGGCACGggcacgcccacgcccacgcccacgccgcggcgccatcgccgtcctcaTCGTGGGCACCAGCGCGCGCCccgtcccccgccgcctcgtcggcgtcggcggcggcgccggacccTGCGGCCCCGGGGcagagcggcggcacggcgttCATCACGAGCAGCCCCGCCGTGCCCGTCCCGCGCGGCGTCACCGACACGGCCACCATCCTCCCCATGCCCACGCCCGGTGACAAGCACCAG GAAGTGGGGGCAGCAGCTGCTTCTGCTCGAGCCGGTATGGCACCGGTTGTGGTTGGGCTCATCACCATGATGGCGTCTTTCTGGGCATTACGCTAG